A genomic stretch from Cellulomonas sp. KRMCY2 includes:
- a CDS encoding TadA family conjugal transfer-associated ATPase yields MADRPVDPVLLAKVRRRAVAGGDPLDAAALAVMVRDLGAVLGQEDLSALTAAVRAEVHGAGVLQALLDTPEVSDVLVNGPRSVWVDRGAGLQRVDVDLGGATQVRALAVRLAAAGGQRLDDAAPVADARLPDGTRLHAVLPPVAARGALISLRVLRRRAFSLEELVEAGSVAPGLAPVLRALIARRANILVSGATGTGKTTLLASLLSLVPATERIVCIEEAGELEPDHPHVVRLVTRHRNVEGAGEVDLADLVRHALRMRPDRIVLGECRGAEVREVLTALNTGHEGGCATVHANTVEDVPARLEALAALAGMSRDAVAAQASSALHAVIHLRRDAGLRYVAQVGVVLRDAHGGLAVEAAVEQGRDGGLRVGPGWERLASRWDLAPPWGS; encoded by the coding sequence GTGGCTGATCGACCGGTCGACCCGGTGCTCCTGGCGAAGGTGCGCCGACGCGCGGTCGCCGGCGGCGACCCGCTCGACGCCGCGGCCCTCGCCGTGATGGTCCGCGACCTCGGTGCGGTGCTCGGTCAGGAGGACCTGTCGGCACTGACCGCCGCGGTGCGGGCCGAGGTGCACGGTGCCGGGGTGCTGCAGGCCCTGCTGGACACGCCCGAGGTCAGCGACGTCCTGGTCAACGGACCTCGCTCGGTGTGGGTCGACCGGGGCGCCGGGCTGCAGCGGGTCGACGTCGACCTGGGCGGGGCCACGCAGGTCCGTGCGCTCGCGGTGCGGCTCGCCGCGGCCGGCGGCCAGCGTCTGGACGATGCGGCACCGGTCGCCGATGCCCGGCTGCCGGACGGAACCCGGCTGCACGCCGTCCTGCCGCCGGTCGCGGCGCGCGGCGCACTGATCAGCCTGCGGGTCCTGCGCCGGCGTGCCTTCAGCCTCGAGGAGCTGGTCGAGGCGGGCAGTGTCGCACCCGGCCTTGCTCCGGTGCTCCGCGCCCTGATCGCCCGGCGCGCGAACATCCTGGTCTCCGGTGCGACCGGCACGGGCAAGACGACGCTGCTCGCGTCCCTCCTCTCGCTCGTCCCGGCGACGGAGCGGATCGTGTGCATCGAGGAGGCCGGTGAGCTCGAGCCCGACCACCCGCACGTGGTGCGGCTCGTCACGCGCCACCGCAACGTCGAAGGCGCCGGTGAGGTGGATCTCGCCGACCTCGTGCGGCACGCGCTACGGATGCGGCCGGACCGGATCGTGCTCGGCGAGTGCCGGGGGGCTGAGGTCCGGGAGGTCCTGACCGCGTTGAACACCGGTCACGAGGGTGGTTGCGCGACGGTGCACGCCAACACCGTCGAGGACGTGCCCGCGCGACTCGAGGCGCTCGCTGCCCTGGCAGGGATGTCGCGCGACGCCGTCGCGGCGCAGGCGTCCAGCGCGTTGCACGCCGTGATCCACCTCCGTCGGGACGCGGGCCTGCGGTACGTGGCCCAGGTGGGCGTCGTCCTGCGCGACGCCCACGGCGGGCTCGCCGTCGAGGCCGCCGTCGAGCAAGGGCGCGACGGCGGGCTGCGGGTCGGACCGGGGTGGGAGCGGCTGGCGTCCCGGTGGGACCTCGCCCCGCCGTGGGGATCGTGA
- a CDS encoding DUF4244 domain-containing protein: MTTTNQPSAAAACRATAFQRAEPAMPEPAMPEPVMPEPVMPEPVMPEPVMPEPAMPEPVATELASTGLATAQPATTQPRSATASRPGHRVAAPAPEVPGTAPRRPAPGTVTPIRSAGRRPRLLHLVRAEPDAGMATAEYAIATVAAAGFAGLLLVILRSDEVRGLLLGIVRGALSV, from the coding sequence ATGACGACCACGAACCAGCCGAGCGCTGCCGCCGCATGCCGGGCGACGGCGTTCCAGCGGGCCGAGCCGGCCATGCCCGAGCCGGCCATGCCCGAGCCGGTCATGCCCGAGCCGGTCATGCCCGAGCCGGTCATGCCCGAGCCGGTCATGCCCGAGCCGGCCATGCCCGAGCCGGTCGCCACCGAGCTGGCCTCGACCGGGTTGGCCACGGCCCAGCCCGCCACCACCCAGCCGCGGTCGGCCACCGCGTCCCGACCGGGCCACCGCGTCGCGGCCCCGGCGCCGGAAGTCCCCGGTACGGCTCCGAGGCGACCGGCTCCCGGCACGGTGACCCCGATCCGATCGGCGGGCAGGCGCCCACGTCTGCTCCACCTGGTCCGCGCAGAGCCCGACGCGGGGATGGCCACGGCGGAGTACGCCATAGCGACGGTGGCGGCGGCGGGGTTCGCAGGCCTGCTCCTGGTCATCCTGCGCAGTGACGAGGTGCGGGGCCTGCTGCTGGGCATCGTCCGAGGGGCGCTGTCCGTGTGA
- a CDS encoding type II secretion system F family protein: MRAHRGGAERDRIAAGRVALRRAAAAPPTSFAAAVTTVSGALRSGASPAAAWERGLGVRTVAGVPVWPDLVAHCPDDPASARAVLAAARLAVEVGAAPAEVLDRVVGSLAREAEAAAQRRAALAGPQATARVLAWLPALGLALGFLLGANPAQVLLDGGRGTALLLLGTGLTVLGRRWTARHVRAAAAAGRER, translated from the coding sequence GTGCGGGCCCACCGGGGTGGCGCCGAGCGGGACCGCATCGCGGCAGGCCGTGTCGCGCTGCGTCGTGCGGCAGCGGCGCCGCCGACGAGCTTCGCGGCTGCGGTGACCACTGTCTCCGGGGCCTTGCGCAGCGGCGCGAGCCCGGCGGCGGCCTGGGAGCGTGGCCTCGGTGTGCGGACCGTGGCCGGCGTCCCGGTCTGGCCGGATCTCGTCGCGCACTGCCCGGACGACCCTGCCTCCGCCCGCGCCGTGCTCGCAGCCGCGCGCCTCGCCGTCGAGGTCGGCGCGGCTCCTGCCGAGGTGTTGGACCGGGTCGTCGGTTCCCTCGCGCGGGAGGCCGAGGCGGCTGCCCAGCGTCGGGCCGCCCTCGCCGGGCCACAGGCCACAGCGCGCGTCCTGGCCTGGTTGCCGGCGCTGGGTCTGGCCCTCGGCTTCCTGCTCGGCGCCAACCCGGCGCAGGTGCTCCTGGACGGAGGGCGAGGGACCGCGCTGCTGCTGCTCGGCACCGGTCTGACCGTGCTGGGCCGACGATGGACCGCGCGCCACGTCCGGGCAGCCGCAGCGGCCGGTCGAGAACGATGA
- a CDS encoding pilus assembly protein FlpE: MSVVTRREAGADVCAQVRDGAWDGARAGVRAVVHVVVGAVGGAGASTLAALLARELALAGGRVALVDLDHGAGGIEVLLGIEDVPGARWSDLLQVRGTVAVEDLAGLLPRWRGVEVLSGDRSGAPPGTQALDAVWDALVRGCAAVVVDLPGHCPVLPTVVQRLCGPRSEVVLLTGQDVLGVAGALTVRPALGDGAVRLVLRRRSRARVSPSEAADLLDLPLGTLLPTDRQLADGVDRGFGPVPGRWSRLGRAVRRLAEGPGPGPGRAHRARG; encoded by the coding sequence ATGTCCGTAGTGACCCGTCGTGAGGCAGGTGCAGACGTGTGCGCCCAGGTGCGGGACGGGGCGTGGGACGGGGCGCGTGCCGGGGTGCGGGCCGTGGTGCACGTGGTGGTCGGCGCAGTCGGCGGCGCGGGTGCCTCGACCCTCGCGGCCCTGCTCGCCCGCGAGCTCGCGCTGGCGGGCGGGCGGGTGGCTCTCGTCGACCTCGACCACGGCGCCGGCGGGATCGAGGTCCTGCTCGGCATCGAGGACGTCCCCGGCGCACGGTGGTCCGATCTGCTTCAGGTGCGTGGCACGGTCGCGGTCGAGGACCTGGCCGGGCTGCTGCCGCGCTGGCGCGGCGTCGAGGTGCTCAGCGGGGACCGGTCGGGGGCGCCTCCGGGTACCCAGGCCCTGGACGCCGTCTGGGATGCTCTCGTCCGGGGTTGCGCGGCCGTCGTCGTCGACCTGCCGGGCCACTGCCCCGTGCTCCCCACCGTGGTCCAGCGGCTGTGCGGCCCGCGGTCGGAGGTGGTGCTCCTCACCGGCCAGGACGTGCTCGGCGTCGCCGGGGCGCTCACGGTGCGACCCGCCCTCGGTGACGGCGCGGTTCGGCTCGTGCTGCGGCGTCGGTCCCGGGCCCGGGTGTCTCCGTCGGAGGCAGCGGACCTGCTCGACCTCCCGCTCGGCACCCTGCTGCCGACCGACCGGCAGCTCGCCGACGGCGTGGACCGCGGGTTCGGCCCCGTGCCGGGCCGGTGGTCGCGGCTGGGTCGGGCGGTGCGCCGACTCGCCGAGGGGCCGGGCCCGGGGCCGGGCAGGGCGCACCGTGCCCGTGGCTGA
- a CDS encoding Rv3654c family TadE-like protein, whose protein sequence is MTVLRVASVGRRRSSRCAADDQGSGSVLAIGLLAVVLVLAAALGVLGRAQSARSAAQAAADLAAIAAASSIALPPGVVLAPGAADRGSPCDLAGQVIERNGAVVVRCVLLPDGVVQVIASRSAGFGTATAIARAGPASARGAGR, encoded by the coding sequence GTGACGGTGCTGCGGGTCGCGAGTGTCGGGCGTCGTCGGTCGTCCCGGTGCGCGGCGGACGATCAGGGCTCCGGCTCCGTCCTCGCCATCGGGCTCCTGGCGGTCGTCCTCGTCCTGGCGGCCGCGCTGGGCGTCCTCGGTCGCGCCCAGTCGGCGCGGTCGGCTGCCCAGGCCGCTGCCGATCTGGCGGCCATCGCCGCGGCAAGCTCGATCGCTCTTCCGCCGGGGGTCGTCCTTGCGCCGGGAGCCGCGGATCGAGGCAGTCCGTGCGACCTCGCCGGGCAGGTGATCGAGCGCAACGGGGCGGTGGTGGTCCGGTGCGTGCTCCTGCCGGACGGTGTCGTCCAGGTCATCGCGTCCCGGTCGGCCGGCTTCGGCACGGCCACCGCGATCGCCCGGGCCGGGCCGGCCAGTGCCCGGGGCGCGGGTCGGTGA
- a CDS encoding DEAD/DEAH box helicase produces MPGSDALLEVLLAGGRRADRLTHVRHIPARAGRTADWPSWADPALVRGYRALGVDRPWAHQVEAADAAWSGRHTVLATSTGSGKSLAFWLPALSAVRADSAAGLLDPGRIESTQRRGSVLYLCPTKALAADQLAGLARLLAAAGATDLRPATCDGDSDAVERRWAQEYADVVLTNPDFLHFALLPGHRRWARLLRSLRYVVVDESHAFRGVFGAHVAAVLRRLRRLAAHHGADPTFILASATTSDPAQSAARLLGITPDDVVAVTEDTSPRGRKTFALWQPPVIPGLDPLLGLPPDDDLGPDGPPRDVAPTAPVHRTATAEMADLLTDLTLAGARTLAFTRSRRAAESVAATTRGHLDEVRRGLGASVAAYRGGYLPEERRALERGIREGALRALATTNALELGVDISGLDAVLIAGWPGTRVSLWQQAGRAGRAGTEGLVALIAREDPLDTYLVNHPEAIFDAPVEATVFDPTNPYVLGPHLCAAASEVPLRADDVALFGPGTAQLLDVLVERGALRRRSSGWYWTHAESAAGMTDLRGSGGQPVRVVEEGTGRMLGTVDAAAADATVHPGAVYVHQGATFVVQDLDLEGSVAIVRARTVDYGTWSRWLTSIEIDGVRQERTAGPVTWGFGSVDVTTQVISYQKRRLPEMTAIGGEILDLPARTLATTAVWWTAPMSLLAEAGLEDGDVPGSLHAAEHAAIGLLPLLATCDRWDLGGVSTALHVDTECATVFVYDGYPGGAGFAERGFHLGATWLRATRDAIVGCGCSAGCPACVQSPKCGNGNNPLDKAGAIRLLDAVLAHEG; encoded by the coding sequence GTGCCCGGCTCCGATGCGCTGCTCGAGGTTCTGCTCGCCGGCGGACGCCGTGCGGACCGGCTCACCCACGTCCGGCACATCCCTGCGCGGGCGGGGCGGACCGCGGACTGGCCGTCGTGGGCCGACCCGGCGCTCGTGCGGGGCTACCGCGCGCTCGGCGTCGACCGGCCCTGGGCGCACCAGGTCGAGGCAGCCGATGCCGCATGGTCCGGCCGGCACACCGTGCTGGCCACGTCGACCGGGTCGGGCAAGTCGCTGGCCTTCTGGCTGCCCGCCCTGAGCGCGGTCCGCGCCGACTCCGCCGCCGGGCTGCTCGACCCGGGCCGCATCGAGTCGACGCAGCGGCGCGGTTCGGTCCTCTACCTGTGCCCGACCAAGGCACTCGCGGCCGACCAGCTCGCCGGGCTCGCGCGCCTCCTGGCAGCGGCCGGTGCGACCGACCTGCGGCCCGCGACCTGCGACGGGGACTCCGACGCCGTCGAACGCCGGTGGGCGCAGGAGTACGCCGACGTCGTCCTGACGAACCCCGACTTCCTGCACTTCGCCCTGCTGCCGGGTCACCGCCGCTGGGCCCGGCTGCTGCGCTCGCTACGCTACGTCGTCGTCGACGAGAGCCACGCCTTCCGCGGGGTCTTCGGTGCGCACGTGGCCGCCGTGCTGCGTCGGCTGCGTCGGCTCGCGGCCCACCATGGTGCCGACCCGACCTTCATCCTGGCGTCCGCGACGACGTCCGACCCGGCCCAGAGCGCAGCCCGTCTGCTGGGCATCACGCCCGACGACGTCGTGGCTGTCACCGAGGACACCTCCCCGCGCGGGCGCAAGACCTTCGCCCTGTGGCAGCCACCGGTGATCCCCGGCCTCGACCCACTGCTCGGGCTGCCGCCGGACGACGACCTCGGCCCGGACGGTCCCCCGCGCGACGTGGCGCCGACCGCACCCGTGCACCGGACCGCCACCGCCGAGATGGCCGACCTGCTCACCGACCTGACCCTCGCCGGGGCGCGGACCCTGGCTTTCACGCGTTCGCGTCGCGCTGCCGAGTCGGTTGCCGCGACCACCCGCGGCCACCTCGACGAGGTGCGGCGCGGCCTCGGCGCCTCGGTCGCCGCCTATCGCGGTGGCTACCTGCCCGAGGAGCGCCGGGCCCTCGAGCGAGGGATCCGCGAGGGTGCCCTCCGGGCGCTCGCCACGACCAACGCCCTGGAGCTCGGTGTCGACATCTCCGGGCTCGACGCGGTCCTCATCGCGGGCTGGCCCGGCACCCGGGTGTCGCTGTGGCAGCAGGCGGGCCGCGCGGGCCGCGCGGGCACCGAAGGGCTGGTGGCGCTCATCGCGCGCGAAGACCCGCTCGACACGTACCTGGTCAACCACCCCGAGGCGATCTTCGACGCCCCCGTCGAGGCGACCGTCTTCGACCCGACGAACCCCTACGTGCTCGGGCCCCACCTGTGCGCAGCCGCCTCCGAGGTACCCCTGCGGGCCGACGACGTCGCCCTGTTCGGTCCGGGCACGGCACAGCTGCTGGACGTGCTCGTCGAGCGGGGCGCCCTGCGCCGGCGGAGCTCCGGGTGGTACTGGACGCACGCCGAGTCGGCCGCGGGCATGACGGACCTGCGCGGCTCCGGCGGCCAGCCCGTGCGGGTGGTCGAGGAAGGTACCGGCCGCATGCTGGGGACCGTCGACGCCGCAGCCGCCGACGCGACGGTCCACCCCGGAGCCGTCTACGTGCACCAGGGCGCGACGTTCGTCGTCCAGGACCTCGACCTCGAGGGCTCGGTGGCGATCGTCCGGGCACGGACGGTCGACTACGGCACCTGGTCCCGGTGGCTCACCTCGATCGAGATCGACGGCGTCCGCCAGGAACGCACGGCAGGGCCGGTGACCTGGGGCTTCGGGTCGGTGGACGTGACGACCCAGGTGATCAGCTATCAGAAGCGCCGGCTCCCGGAGATGACGGCCATCGGTGGCGAGATCCTCGACCTGCCCGCCAGGACCCTGGCGACCACAGCCGTGTGGTGGACGGCGCCGATGTCGCTGCTCGCCGAGGCGGGGCTCGAGGACGGCGACGTCCCGGGCTCCCTGCACGCGGCCGAGCACGCCGCCATCGGTCTCCTGCCGCTCCTGGCGACCTGCGACCGCTGGGACCTGGGTGGGGTGTCGACCGCCCTGCACGTCGACACCGAGTGCGCGACGGTCTTCGTCTACGACGGCTACCCGGGTGGGGCAGGGTTCGCGGAACGCGGCTTCCACCTCGGTGCGACCTGGCTGCGCGCGACTCGGGACGCCATCGTGGGCTGCGGCTGCTCGGCGGGCTGCCCGGCCTGCGTGCAGTCGCCCAAGTGCGGCAACGGCAACAACCCGCTGGACAAGGCCGGCGCGATCCGGCTGCTCGACGCCGTGCTGGCGCACGAGGGCTGA
- a CDS encoding ribonucleoside triphosphate reductase produces MPDDVLPDQTLPQAAPTGVIKRSGATAAFDVDRIVAAVARAGAATGEVDAAAAAALGARVTARLVQEEADYPQVEHVQDAVEEALLAGGWTTTARAYIAYREQHARLRSDARTVVEVGSSINEYLDRSDWRVNANANQGYSLGGLILNTSGKVTANYWLSHVYDPEVGRAHREGDLHIHDLDMLAGYCAGWSLRMLLTEGLNGVPGKVEAGPPRHLSSAVGQIVNFLGTMQNEWAGAQAFSSFDTYMAPFVRVDGLGYDQVRQAVQELVYNLNVPSRWGTQTPFTNLTFDWTCPADLRDQVPVIGGVEQAFTYGDLQTEMDLVNRAYIDVMTAGDASGRVFTFPIPTYNITKDFDWESANSERLFEMTARYGLPYFQNFISSELEPNQIRSMCCRLQLDLRELLKRGNGLFGSAEQTGSLGVVTINCARLGYLHPRAEAAGDTAGEAALLRALDRLLELARDSLEVKRKVIQRYIDEGLFPYTKRYLGTLRNHFSTIGVNGLNEMIRNHTGDEHDISTASGHALAVRVLDHVRARMVEFQEATGHLYNLEATPAEGTTYRFAKEDRKRFSDILQAGTDTNPYYTNSSQLPVGFTDDPFEALERQDELQTKYTGGTVLHLYMSEQMSSARACRELVRRALTAFRLPYITITPTFSICPTHGYLAGEQPTCPECAAADPSSAPVACEVWTRVMGYHRPVTSFNVGKLGEHAERRPFREDAVRPALVPVPSAVQGRGLRMEG; encoded by the coding sequence ATGCCCGACGACGTGCTGCCCGATCAGACGCTGCCACAGGCCGCACCGACCGGCGTCATCAAGCGGTCCGGCGCCACCGCAGCCTTCGACGTCGACCGGATCGTGGCCGCTGTCGCCCGGGCCGGTGCCGCGACCGGTGAGGTCGATGCCGCAGCGGCCGCGGCGCTCGGAGCGCGCGTGACGGCGCGGCTCGTCCAGGAGGAGGCCGACTACCCGCAGGTCGAGCACGTCCAGGACGCGGTCGAAGAGGCCCTGCTCGCGGGTGGCTGGACGACCACGGCCCGCGCCTACATCGCCTATCGCGAGCAGCACGCCCGGCTGCGCAGCGACGCCCGCACCGTCGTCGAGGTGGGCAGCTCGATCAACGAGTACCTGGACCGCAGTGACTGGCGGGTCAACGCCAACGCGAACCAGGGCTACTCGCTCGGCGGCCTGATCCTGAACACGTCGGGCAAGGTCACCGCCAACTACTGGCTCTCGCACGTCTACGACCCCGAGGTGGGGCGCGCGCACCGGGAGGGCGACCTGCACATCCACGACCTGGACATGCTCGCCGGCTACTGCGCCGGATGGTCGCTGCGCATGCTGCTGACCGAGGGTCTCAACGGCGTCCCGGGCAAGGTCGAGGCCGGGCCGCCCCGGCACCTCAGCTCGGCCGTCGGACAGATCGTCAACTTCCTCGGCACCATGCAGAACGAGTGGGCCGGAGCGCAGGCCTTCAGCTCGTTCGACACCTACATGGCACCCTTCGTCCGGGTCGACGGGCTCGGCTACGACCAGGTGCGGCAGGCCGTCCAGGAGCTCGTGTACAACCTCAACGTGCCGTCCCGATGGGGCACCCAGACACCCTTCACGAATCTGACGTTCGACTGGACCTGCCCGGCGGACCTGCGGGACCAGGTCCCGGTGATCGGCGGGGTCGAGCAGGCGTTCACCTACGGCGACCTGCAGACCGAGATGGACCTGGTCAACCGTGCCTACATCGACGTGATGACCGCCGGGGACGCCAGCGGACGCGTCTTCACCTTCCCGATCCCGACGTACAACATCACGAAGGACTTCGACTGGGAGAGCGCGAACAGCGAGCGGCTCTTCGAGATGACGGCCCGCTACGGGCTGCCGTACTTCCAGAACTTCATCAGCTCCGAGCTCGAGCCGAACCAGATCCGCTCGATGTGCTGCCGGCTGCAGCTGGACCTGCGGGAGCTGCTCAAGCGCGGCAACGGCCTGTTCGGCTCGGCCGAGCAGACCGGTTCGCTCGGCGTCGTCACCATCAACTGCGCCCGGCTGGGCTACCTGCACCCCCGCGCCGAGGCAGCCGGCGACACTGCCGGCGAGGCTGCTCTGCTGCGGGCGCTCGACCGGCTCCTCGAGCTGGCGAGGGACTCCCTCGAGGTCAAGCGGAAGGTCATCCAGCGGTACATCGACGAGGGGCTCTTCCCGTACACGAAGCGGTACCTCGGCACCCTGCGCAACCACTTCTCGACGATCGGCGTCAACGGCCTCAACGAGATGATCCGCAACCACACCGGCGACGAGCACGACATCAGCACCGCGTCGGGCCATGCCCTGGCCGTCCGGGTGCTCGACCACGTCCGCGCCCGGATGGTGGAGTTCCAGGAGGCGACGGGCCACCTGTACAACCTCGAGGCGACGCCGGCCGAGGGCACGACCTACCGGTTCGCCAAGGAGGACCGCAAGAGGTTCAGCGACATCCTGCAGGCGGGCACCGACACCAACCCGTACTACACCAACTCCTCCCAGCTGCCGGTCGGCTTCACGGACGATCCGTTCGAGGCCCTTGAGCGGCAGGACGAGCTGCAGACCAAGTACACCGGGGGCACCGTGCTGCACCTGTACATGTCGGAGCAGATGTCCAGCGCGCGCGCCTGCCGTGAGCTGGTCAGGCGGGCGCTGACGGCGTTCCGGCTGCCGTACATCACGATCACGCCGACCTTCTCGATCTGCCCGACGCACGGCTACCTCGCCGGCGAGCAGCCCACCTGCCCCGAGTGCGCGGCGGCCGATCCTTCGTCTGCGCCGGTCGCCTGCGAGGTGTGGACCCGCGTGATGGGCTACCACCGGCCGGTGACCTCCTTCAACGTCGGGAAGCTGGGTGAGCATGCCGAGCGGCGGCCCTTCCGTGAGGACGCGGTCCGCCCGGCCCTCGTGCCGGTGCCGAGCGCGGTCCAGGGACGGGGCCTGAGGATGGAGGGCTGA
- a CDS encoding type II secretion system F family protein, whose amino-acid sequence MSVVGRRLPRLRQACGAPVPVPSVEVELEVDVAVALDLLDAACAAGVSVPRALTAVGHAIGGERGASLVDVAVALGLGAPWPEAWEAGHPALRALGEALRPSWEDGVAPASGLRAAAEAVRRDRHARALEAAGRLGVRLVLPLGLCYLPAFVLVGLVPVLLSMAAGALGG is encoded by the coding sequence ATGAGCGTGGTCGGCCGACGCCTGCCGCGGCTGCGGCAGGCGTGCGGCGCTCCGGTCCCGGTGCCCTCGGTCGAGGTCGAGCTCGAGGTCGACGTCGCGGTGGCTCTCGACCTGCTCGACGCCGCGTGCGCTGCCGGAGTGAGCGTGCCGCGCGCCCTGACGGCTGTCGGGCACGCCATCGGAGGCGAGCGTGGGGCGTCGCTCGTCGACGTGGCGGTGGCGCTCGGGCTCGGTGCTCCGTGGCCGGAGGCGTGGGAGGCCGGTCACCCTGCGCTCCGGGCCCTCGGGGAAGCGCTCCGGCCGAGCTGGGAGGACGGGGTGGCACCCGCGAGCGGGCTGCGCGCTGCCGCGGAGGCCGTCCGCCGTGACCGGCACGCCAGAGCGCTCGAGGCGGCCGGTCGGCTGGGGGTGCGCCTCGTCCTGCCGCTCGGCCTGTGCTACCTGCCGGCGTTCGTGCTCGTGGGGCTGGTGCCGGTCCTGCTGTCGATGGCAGCGGGAGCGCTCGGCGGATGA
- a CDS encoding anaerobic ribonucleoside-triphosphate reductase activating protein: MTTPPLRSISPEVLWSADRLQIAGWTASSVVDWPGRTVLTVLLQGCPWECTYCETPELRSPMQPGVIPWRDVRAVVMRSRSGLDGVVFSGGEPTRQDGLADAMEQMREIGLPVALHTSGSYPQRLAAVLSLADRVVLEIKAPATLYKAITGVASSAHKAFASLRLALDSGVELQVRTTVDRSVLTDDDITRLRENLAIMGVRDHVVVDAVEPTVPGSA, from the coding sequence ATGACCACGCCTCCGCTCCGTTCGATCTCGCCCGAGGTGCTCTGGTCGGCCGACCGTCTGCAGATCGCCGGCTGGACCGCGTCGTCGGTGGTCGACTGGCCCGGACGCACCGTCCTGACGGTGCTGCTCCAGGGCTGCCCCTGGGAGTGCACCTACTGCGAGACCCCGGAGCTGCGCAGCCCGATGCAGCCCGGCGTCATCCCGTGGCGGGACGTGCGCGCGGTCGTGATGCGCTCGCGCAGCGGGCTCGACGGCGTCGTGTTCTCCGGTGGCGAGCCGACCAGGCAGGACGGTCTCGCCGACGCGATGGAGCAGATGCGCGAGATCGGGCTCCCGGTCGCGCTGCACACCTCGGGCTCCTACCCGCAGCGACTCGCGGCGGTGCTCTCCCTCGCGGACCGGGTCGTGCTCGAGATCAAGGCCCCTGCGACTCTCTACAAGGCGATCACCGGCGTCGCATCCAGCGCGCACAAGGCCTTCGCCAGCCTGCGCCTCGCGCTGGACTCGGGCGTCGAGCTGCAGGTCCGCACGACCGTCGACCGCTCCGTGCTGACCGACGACGACATCACCCGCCTGCGGGAGAACCTGGCCATCATGGGCGTCCGTGACCACGTGGTGGTCGACGCCGTCGAGCCCACGGTGCCCGGATCCGCCTGA
- a CDS encoding TadE family type IV pilus minor pilin, with the protein MTVELALALPAVVLVVAVLLVTATATAVQLRCADGARTGARVAALGQSDAEVADVVRRIAGGASRVEVVRDPPWVEVRVSAAVPASWLTTADLGLTAHSTAWLEP; encoded by the coding sequence GTGACGGTCGAGCTCGCGCTGGCGCTGCCTGCGGTCGTGCTCGTCGTCGCCGTCCTGCTGGTGACGGCAACGGCGACAGCGGTCCAGCTGCGGTGCGCGGACGGGGCGCGGACCGGTGCCCGGGTCGCTGCACTCGGTCAGTCCGACGCGGAGGTGGCCGACGTCGTGCGTCGGATCGCCGGCGGTGCCTCGCGCGTCGAGGTCGTCCGCGATCCGCCCTGGGTCGAGGTCAGGGTCTCGGCAGCGGTCCCGGCGTCCTGGCTGACGACAGCCGATCTGGGTCTGACGGCGCACTCCACAGCCTGGCTGGAGCCGTGA
- a CDS encoding anaerobic ribonucleoside-triphosphate reductase activating protein, with protein MARPADTLQIAGLTPLSTCDWPGRLVATVFLQGCPWRCTYCHNPDLIDPRTAGVVAWSAIRGLLARRSGLLDGVVFSGGEPTRQAGLADAMTEVRTAGFAVGLHTGGAYPGRLAAILPLVDWIGFDVKAPADLYRAVTGVGSSAQRASASLRLVLDSGVDVQVRTTVDPTVLDDDDVARLGATLRDLGVRDHVLQEVRPEGTRSDYAAALTAHRSGPGPAAPTTAAGPAAPTAAAGPATPPVPHAGIAWHVDETPRR; from the coding sequence ATGGCCAGGCCTGCGGACACCCTGCAGATCGCCGGACTCACGCCGTTGTCGACCTGCGACTGGCCGGGTCGGCTGGTGGCGACGGTCTTCCTGCAGGGTTGCCCGTGGCGGTGCACCTACTGCCACAACCCGGACCTGATCGACCCGCGCACCGCGGGCGTCGTGGCCTGGTCGGCGATCCGAGGGCTGCTCGCCCGGCGCAGCGGTCTGCTCGACGGCGTCGTGTTCTCCGGTGGCGAGCCGACCCGCCAGGCCGGGCTCGCCGACGCGATGACGGAGGTCCGGACGGCGGGCTTCGCCGTCGGCCTGCACACCGGCGGCGCGTACCCCGGGCGGCTGGCCGCGATCCTGCCCCTGGTGGACTGGATCGGGTTCGACGTCAAGGCGCCCGCCGACCTGTACCGGGCGGTGACCGGCGTCGGCTCGAGCGCGCAGCGTGCGTCCGCCTCGCTGCGCCTCGTGCTGGACTCCGGCGTCGACGTCCAGGTGCGCACGACGGTGGACCCGACAGTCCTGGACGATGACGACGTCGCACGTCTGGGTGCGACGCTGCGTGACCTCGGGGTCCGCGACCACGTGCTCCAGGAGGTCCGGCCCGAGGGCACCCGATCGGACTACGCGGCTGCACTCACCGCACACCGGTCCGGTCCGGGCCCGGCGGCCCCGACGACCGCAGCGGGCCCAGCGGCCCCGACGGCCGCAGCCGGCCCAGCGACCCCGCCAGTTCCGCATGCTGGGATTGCCTGGCACGTCGATGAGACACCACGTCGATGA